From Rubripirellula reticaptiva, the proteins below share one genomic window:
- a CDS encoding S1 family peptidase, with product MFAISPLLAVMGTAALANRYLLIAALAITAATARGDADTYARVVQSTVWIVTSDANNETATGTGVLVDAEKRIVITNAHVVGDSRTAVVFFADIKDGLPNVKRKHYLDNVLKLAQPGKVVAVDRRRDLALIQLPNLPDGAKAIEMSENGTKPGSTIELVGNPGNSDVMWVSTSGSVRAVYDKKFKSNHGEHNFRAVETQSPIQPGDSGGPIVDGEGKLVALAQSFSPDNSLISFCVDITEIRALLDSSWKQAPIASKKLLQDADIQHTVTAAGHYQVDHPLADKTTQTVFVAKDTEYFERADVRKIWSLVQVSKDQPSTELMNRLLRQSSVTKIGAWAIEKNDAGEHLVIYVAKLDATAPDEAIKGTIEYVARIAAAMAKELKPKADEKSAAETLASWLAK from the coding sequence ATGTTCGCAATTAGCCCCCTCTTAGCCGTCATGGGCACCGCCGCCCTAGCGAATCGTTACCTGTTGATCGCCGCACTAGCGATCACGGCTGCAACCGCACGCGGCGACGCCGACACGTACGCTCGAGTCGTTCAATCGACTGTTTGGATCGTCACCAGCGACGCAAACAACGAAACCGCCACCGGTACGGGCGTTTTGGTCGACGCTGAAAAGCGAATCGTCATAACCAACGCTCACGTGGTCGGCGACAGCCGCACAGCGGTCGTGTTTTTCGCTGATATCAAAGACGGTTTGCCAAACGTCAAACGGAAACACTATTTGGACAACGTTCTGAAACTGGCCCAGCCCGGCAAAGTGGTCGCGGTTGATCGACGCCGCGATTTGGCACTGATTCAGTTGCCAAATCTGCCCGACGGCGCCAAGGCGATCGAGATGTCTGAAAATGGCACCAAGCCAGGCTCGACGATTGAATTGGTAGGAAATCCTGGGAACAGCGATGTGATGTGGGTGTCCACATCCGGGTCGGTTCGGGCCGTTTATGACAAGAAGTTCAAGTCAAACCATGGGGAACACAACTTTCGTGCTGTCGAAACGCAAAGCCCTATTCAACCCGGCGACAGCGGCGGTCCTATCGTTGACGGTGAAGGGAAACTGGTCGCACTGGCCCAGTCGTTCTCACCCGACAATTCGCTGATCAGTTTCTGTGTCGATATCACCGAGATCCGGGCCTTGTTGGACAGCAGTTGGAAGCAAGCACCGATCGCAAGCAAAAAACTACTCCAAGACGCCGATATCCAGCACACCGTCACTGCAGCCGGGCACTATCAAGTCGACCATCCGCTGGCCGATAAGACGACGCAAACGGTTTTTGTGGCTAAGGACACCGAGTACTTCGAGCGAGCAGATGTGCGAAAAATCTGGTCGCTCGTGCAAGTCAGTAAGGACCAGCCATCGACCGAACTGATGAACCGTCTGCTACGCCAAAGCTCGGTCACCAAGATCGGTGCATGGGCCATCGAGAAAAATGATGCCGGTGAACATCTAGTGATCTACGTCGCCAAGCTTGATGCAACCGCGCCGGACGAGGCGATCAAAGGAACGATTGAATATGTCGCCCGGATCGCTGCCGCGATGGCAAAGGAGTTGAAACCGAAGGCGGACGAAAAATCGGCTGCCGAAACGCTGGCTTCTTGGCTGGCAAAGTGA
- a CDS encoding FMN-binding protein: MKTPSHRSIAFPTASQFFRPMVGLGLLYLSLAGSTFAQDSIEFINGSTMNGEIIKIREEESEIDFLTKIGSRSFQRTYPFSKIRSVTQAGKKTSLDGNSDNNGGRTRDEVLALIESVGSQPPKWLESTELNHPQSLELNWPLKSPGPWNESKNVGQYIWGRVNPNEGRWKPGLKLVYQCMKLHQGNHELLSRDMQKLGDMYFTLFRDYSRAAFWLQKSDATAANPVGVYLAECYWRLGNRSMALSMLDSEQVHFSAIKLFGDMGEIDKALAVTDVYSKTRQFNEAFLNAGDALRGAGRFDEAITYYQQVIDRDEARNQEYLARFKGRASDAIEAIRLFDRADVRRVADGTYTASSMGYNGQVEVEVEVASAKILQVRVTKHREKQFYAALTDTPQQIIELQGIKDVDGTSGATITSQAIIAATAKALADGSK, translated from the coding sequence ATGAAGACTCCATCCCATCGTTCGATTGCGTTTCCAACGGCTTCCCAATTTTTCCGCCCGATGGTCGGCTTGGGACTGCTGTATTTGTCATTGGCCGGTTCGACGTTTGCTCAGGACTCGATCGAGTTCATCAACGGGTCGACGATGAACGGCGAAATTATCAAGATTCGCGAGGAAGAAAGCGAGATCGACTTCCTTACGAAGATTGGTAGTCGAAGCTTTCAGCGGACCTATCCGTTCTCCAAAATCCGTTCGGTCACTCAGGCCGGCAAGAAGACATCGCTGGACGGCAATTCCGATAACAATGGCGGACGCACCCGCGACGAAGTACTCGCGTTGATCGAGTCGGTCGGCAGCCAACCGCCCAAGTGGCTTGAGTCCACCGAACTGAATCATCCGCAATCACTGGAATTAAATTGGCCGCTGAAGTCGCCCGGCCCGTGGAACGAATCAAAAAATGTAGGCCAGTACATTTGGGGGCGAGTGAACCCGAACGAGGGAAGGTGGAAGCCTGGGCTGAAATTGGTTTATCAGTGCATGAAGCTGCACCAGGGCAACCACGAGTTGCTAAGCCGCGACATGCAAAAGCTCGGCGACATGTACTTTACGCTTTTCCGCGACTACTCTCGTGCTGCTTTTTGGCTGCAGAAATCCGACGCGACTGCTGCTAATCCCGTCGGAGTCTATTTGGCAGAGTGCTATTGGCGATTAGGCAATCGGTCGATGGCATTATCCATGCTCGACAGCGAACAAGTGCATTTTAGCGCCATCAAGTTATTCGGCGACATGGGCGAAATCGACAAAGCTCTTGCCGTGACCGACGTGTACAGTAAAACACGGCAATTCAACGAAGCGTTTTTGAACGCAGGCGATGCCCTTCGAGGCGCGGGGCGATTCGACGAAGCGATCACGTATTACCAGCAAGTGATCGATCGCGACGAAGCTCGAAACCAAGAATACCTAGCTCGTTTCAAAGGCCGAGCAAGTGACGCGATCGAAGCGATTCGATTGTTTGATCGCGCGGATGTGCGACGAGTTGCCGACGGAACGTACACGGCGTCAAGCATGGGCTACAACGGCCAGGTCGAAGTCGAAGTCGAGGTGGCGTCAGCAAAAATCCTGCAGGTTCGAGTAACCAAGCACCGCGAAAAACAATTCTACGCAGCGTTGACAGATACGCCACAGCAGATCATTGAACTACAAGGCATCAAAGATGTCGACGGCACCAGCGGCGCGACAATCACATCGCAAGCCATCATCGCTGCAACTGCAAAAGCACTCGCCGATGGATCGAAGTGA
- a CDS encoding 4Fe-4S binding protein produces the protein MNPTRSRVIAFATGIFGGVIVTAAVTGHVAYQRVFHDRFKLAISLGLVLIAASVIMFLTSFDRGRSSAMIRLDWFVPALRKLRKGQPASSSLAARFLRTVTPGVLQSDHATKRRGLFRKFLRRLGISWLASPVRRVVQSFCLLTFLTLFLYVCWPYSARPMPAPQASAGWTFQTIDDVSGHFVLSKPSNNKSTVASGLHVFVADDMIASAAASNQSVVCIGEFEVTQQHDDQVWLNLQGEVSPEVFDAFFTGSGSFRLYQSDPNTWSSHYTDNLASKEVIPAETFLIIDPLVSLSTAIASRSWVGSLVSACVILIVCVLIPRGFCGYLCPLGTTIDLFDWAIAGRTKRFRVSDDGWWVHIKYYLLAGTLVAAVAGVLVSGFFSAIPVITRAMLFIVDPLVSGSTRGWHLVPRIGVGQVISIVMFAVVLGLGFLRPRFWCKYVCPSGAVFSLGNLFRVTERKVESSCINCNKCVEICPFDAIKPDFTTRTSDCTMCQSCGGVCPTHAIKFVERWNVVELKIPNDPPTGETSLGRRGFLSLAAGGSAAVVGGISVAATTKAFGANLDAADAVRPVRPPGSVPEDKFLEMCIRCGECFKACPNNVLQPEGFEQGLEGLWAPLVNADWAGCESSCNACGQVCPTGAIRPLPLVEKKTTRMGLAIVNESTCLPFAATGECDLCVQECNAAGYHAIEYTQVHTEVDSSGVPVEGTGFLAPVVLADRCVGCGLCQTRCFAVNVKEEKHLHHSAIIVETGDGYEDRLLASDPSRV, from the coding sequence ATGAATCCAACTCGATCCCGAGTAATTGCTTTCGCCACTGGAATCTTCGGTGGCGTGATCGTCACGGCCGCTGTGACCGGACACGTTGCCTACCAACGCGTCTTCCACGATCGTTTTAAATTGGCGATCTCGCTTGGATTGGTATTGATCGCCGCCAGCGTGATCATGTTCCTGACAAGTTTTGATCGCGGTCGTTCGTCAGCCATGATTCGTTTAGACTGGTTCGTTCCGGCGCTGCGAAAGCTGCGCAAAGGCCAACCGGCTTCATCGTCGCTCGCTGCACGGTTTCTGCGGACGGTGACGCCAGGTGTTTTGCAATCTGACCATGCCACAAAACGTCGAGGTCTGTTTCGGAAGTTTCTAAGGCGACTTGGGATTTCGTGGCTGGCATCGCCCGTACGCCGAGTCGTTCAGTCATTTTGTTTGCTGACGTTCCTAACGCTTTTTCTGTATGTTTGTTGGCCATACAGCGCGAGGCCAATGCCAGCACCACAAGCATCGGCGGGTTGGACCTTCCAAACCATTGATGATGTGTCAGGACATTTCGTACTGTCGAAACCGTCTAACAATAAATCAACAGTCGCCAGCGGCCTCCATGTCTTCGTCGCCGATGACATGATTGCAAGCGCCGCCGCGAGTAATCAGAGCGTCGTTTGCATTGGCGAATTTGAAGTGACACAGCAGCACGACGATCAGGTTTGGTTGAATCTTCAAGGTGAGGTGTCGCCCGAAGTGTTCGATGCATTCTTTACCGGTTCGGGCTCGTTTCGTCTTTACCAGTCCGACCCGAACACCTGGTCATCTCACTACACTGACAATCTGGCCAGCAAAGAAGTCATCCCTGCCGAAACGTTTCTGATCATCGACCCCTTGGTCAGCCTTTCAACGGCCATTGCCTCTCGCAGTTGGGTCGGATCATTAGTTTCCGCGTGCGTTATTCTGATCGTCTGCGTTTTGATCCCGCGAGGATTCTGCGGATACCTCTGCCCTCTCGGAACCACCATCGACCTTTTTGATTGGGCCATCGCCGGCCGAACGAAACGGTTTCGAGTTTCCGACGATGGTTGGTGGGTTCACATCAAATATTATTTGTTGGCCGGCACGTTGGTTGCGGCGGTTGCCGGTGTCTTAGTATCGGGATTTTTTTCTGCGATTCCCGTGATCACGCGAGCGATGTTGTTTATCGTTGATCCCCTTGTCAGCGGATCGACACGAGGCTGGCACTTGGTTCCCCGCATCGGCGTCGGACAGGTCATTTCGATTGTGATGTTCGCGGTCGTGCTTGGATTAGGCTTTCTACGTCCGCGGTTCTGGTGCAAATACGTTTGCCCAAGCGGCGCCGTTTTTTCGCTGGGAAACTTGTTTCGTGTGACCGAGCGAAAGGTCGAATCGTCCTGCATCAACTGCAACAAGTGTGTCGAGATTTGTCCTTTCGATGCGATCAAGCCCGACTTCACCACTCGCACCTCCGATTGCACGATGTGCCAATCCTGCGGCGGCGTTTGTCCGACTCATGCGATCAAGTTTGTCGAGCGATGGAACGTCGTTGAACTGAAAATCCCGAACGATCCGCCGACTGGCGAAACATCGCTCGGTCGCCGAGGTTTCTTATCGCTGGCGGCCGGCGGATCGGCTGCGGTGGTGGGTGGAATCAGCGTCGCGGCAACAACGAAAGCGTTTGGTGCCAACCTTGATGCTGCAGACGCCGTTCGCCCTGTCCGTCCGCCGGGCAGCGTCCCCGAAGACAAATTCTTGGAAATGTGCATTCGCTGTGGCGAGTGTTTCAAAGCATGTCCGAACAACGTGCTGCAACCCGAAGGATTCGAACAAGGACTCGAGGGGCTGTGGGCTCCGCTGGTCAACGCGGACTGGGCGGGATGTGAATCAAGTTGCAATGCCTGCGGCCAAGTTTGTCCGACCGGCGCGATTCGCCCGTTGCCGCTCGTCGAAAAGAAGACAACTCGCATGGGGCTGGCGATCGTCAACGAGTCCACTTGTTTGCCGTTCGCCGCGACCGGCGAATGTGATCTTTGTGTCCAAGAATGCAACGCGGCCGGCTATCACGCGATCGAATACACTCAGGTTCATACCGAAGTCGATTCGAGCGGCGTGCCGGTCGAAGGAACGGGGTTTCTCGCCCCCGTCGTGCTTGCAGACCGCTGTGTCGGATGCGGTCTATGCCAAACTCGGTGTTTTGCGGTCAATGTCAAAGAAGAAAAGCACCTTCACCATTCCGCCATCATCGTCGAAACCGGTGATGGCTATGAAGACCGCTTGTTAGCGTCCGATCCAAGCAGGGTCTAG
- a CDS encoding serine/threonine protein kinase: MNTPIDSDPEPKDGNTTAQVPGNAVSIDADDWLDVCLNRLAEHGSVADPVELRAYLPDLDRDGRRTLLIELVKLDMAMSADSGRIRLIAEYLSIDECLLSADSVPIDLVMEEMQLRMEIGDPPDASEYQLCYPHLATMLTPLEQSIAGIPSAVEMKVPPEANLGDQIDDFLILQKLGRGAFAHVYLAQQISMRRLVALKVSRGKGGESQSLAQFDHPNIVRVFDQRLIENSSLHLLYMQFVPGGTLADVVQMFRSCRAQDNECKIGGAILLRSVDEQLLEAAQVVPDQSSTREWIADSQWPQVVAWVGFHLCRALHEAHSQNILHRDVKPANVLLSAEGIPKLADFNVSFSDSAEQAGQAASLGGSLGYMSPEHVLAIIDNDAGAQDKIREPADLYSLAVLLWELWQGQRPFPTAAAATSWKQAAADQLAARHRPIVMPDCQHQNSDAAERVLAKTLCRALSVEPSDRFANGAEMAGRLRLSLYPQAATLFDPPESSWRAWLSHQSPWMMACAVLLIPHAFAGGLNYQYNMNEVMQTDQLKSALQSISWIVNLTYFPLATVFAVLHTRSMVRAVENARQNQRVDSRDLGNMLELGQRAALIGGSMWISSGILFPLIFHSMSPDFHWMASMQLFLSSLICGGIAMAYPYFGMAWLATFVFYPLCLRNTMQDADFDARAARMTNRGEVYTLIAAILPLVGGVLMMSSPSLSRWFMLTAVVAGMLGLVVATSIQQRVVKAWTQMGQVLSTKVATIPI, encoded by the coding sequence TTGAACACTCCGATCGATTCTGATCCAGAGCCGAAAGATGGCAACACGACGGCGCAAGTTCCGGGAAATGCGGTATCAATCGACGCAGACGATTGGCTTGACGTTTGCTTGAACCGGCTGGCCGAGCATGGCAGTGTTGCCGATCCGGTGGAGTTGCGTGCGTATTTGCCAGACCTGGATCGAGACGGCCGCCGCACGTTGCTGATTGAACTGGTCAAGCTGGATATGGCGATGTCGGCCGATTCCGGAAGAATTCGTCTGATCGCCGAGTATCTTTCGATCGACGAATGCTTGTTGTCGGCGGACAGCGTTCCGATTGATTTGGTGATGGAAGAAATGCAGCTGCGAATGGAAATCGGCGATCCACCCGATGCCAGCGAATATCAGCTTTGCTATCCGCATTTGGCGACGATGCTGACACCACTTGAGCAATCAATTGCAGGGATTCCTTCGGCAGTCGAGATGAAGGTGCCGCCCGAGGCGAATTTGGGCGATCAGATCGACGATTTCTTGATTCTGCAAAAGCTTGGGCGTGGGGCTTTCGCCCATGTCTATCTGGCTCAGCAAATTTCGATGCGGCGGTTGGTTGCTCTGAAAGTCTCGCGTGGTAAAGGCGGCGAGTCACAATCATTGGCCCAGTTTGATCATCCCAATATTGTTCGTGTGTTTGATCAGCGGCTAATCGAAAATTCTTCGCTGCATCTGCTGTACATGCAATTCGTTCCGGGCGGCACGCTGGCCGATGTGGTGCAGATGTTTCGTTCGTGCCGTGCCCAGGATAACGAGTGCAAAATCGGCGGAGCGATCTTGCTGCGATCGGTCGATGAACAGTTACTCGAGGCTGCTCAGGTTGTCCCCGATCAGTCCAGCACTCGCGAATGGATTGCCGATTCACAGTGGCCACAAGTGGTGGCTTGGGTTGGCTTTCACCTTTGCCGGGCGCTGCATGAAGCGCATTCGCAGAATATTTTGCATCGCGATGTAAAGCCGGCCAACGTGTTGCTTTCCGCCGAGGGGATTCCGAAACTAGCCGATTTCAATGTCAGTTTTTCGGACTCGGCCGAACAGGCTGGCCAAGCTGCTTCGTTGGGCGGTTCGCTTGGCTACATGTCGCCCGAACATGTGCTGGCGATCATCGACAACGATGCTGGTGCCCAAGACAAAATTCGCGAACCGGCTGATTTGTATTCGCTTGCGGTGTTGTTGTGGGAACTGTGGCAAGGACAGCGGCCATTTCCAACTGCTGCGGCTGCCACGTCGTGGAAGCAAGCCGCCGCCGACCAGTTGGCCGCCCGCCATCGACCGATCGTCATGCCCGACTGTCAACACCAGAACTCTGATGCGGCCGAACGCGTGTTGGCAAAGACGCTATGCCGGGCGTTATCAGTCGAGCCGTCGGATCGTTTCGCCAACGGCGCCGAAATGGCGGGCCGTTTGCGGTTGTCGTTGTACCCGCAGGCGGCGACTCTGTTTGATCCACCCGAATCTTCGTGGCGAGCTTGGCTGTCGCATCAATCGCCTTGGATGATGGCGTGCGCGGTGCTGCTAATTCCGCATGCCTTTGCGGGCGGATTGAACTATCAATACAACATGAACGAAGTCATGCAGACGGATCAGTTGAAGTCCGCACTTCAGTCGATTTCGTGGATCGTCAACTTGACGTACTTCCCACTAGCAACCGTCTTTGCGGTTTTGCATACTCGCAGCATGGTGCGGGCCGTCGAGAACGCTCGCCAGAACCAACGAGTCGACAGTCGTGATCTCGGCAACATGCTTGAACTAGGACAACGGGCGGCACTGATCGGTGGTTCGATGTGGATATCATCCGGAATTCTGTTTCCGTTGATCTTCCACTCCATGAGTCCTGATTTCCACTGGATGGCATCGATGCAACTGTTTCTGTCGTCGCTGATATGCGGCGGAATCGCGATGGCCTATCCGTATTTTGGAATGGCTTGGTTGGCGACGTTTGTGTTCTATCCGCTGTGTTTACGGAACACGATGCAGGACGCTGACTTTGATGCACGGGCCGCTCGGATGACGAACCGAGGCGAAGTCTACACCTTGATCGCCGCAATCTTGCCGCTAGTGGGTGGCGTTTTGATGATGTCGAGTCCGTCGTTATCTCGATGGTTCATGTTGACGGCCGTTGTGGCAGGCATGTTAGGTCTAGTGGTTGCCACGTCCATCCAGCAACGAGTCGTGAAGGCATGGACGCAAATGGGACAAGTTCTGTCGACCAAAGTTGCAACGATCCCAATCTGA